GGTGCTCACCGAGCGCCTGTCGGCGCTGCGCGACGTGCAGGTCGGTGTGCTCAGCCGGCCGCAGGCCGGGATGGCCGACTTCTACCGCGAGTTGGGCGAGCTCTTCGGCGTGCAGCTTCACCCCCACAACCGCTGGGGCGGCGCCAAGGTGCTGCGCGCCAGCTGGCAGGGCCACATCGACGCCTCGCAGTGCCGCCCGGTGCTGATCGTCGACGAGGGCCAGGAGATGCAGCTCGCCGTCCTCAACGAGCTGCGGCTGCTCGCCTCGGCGCGGCTCGACTCGCACCTGCTGCTCACCGTGGTGCTGGCGGGCGACCAGCGTCTGATCGAGCGCTTCCGCAGCGAGGAGCTGCTACCGCTGGGATCGCGCATGCGGGTGCGTCTGGCGCTCGATCGCGCCAGCCCCGAGGATCTGCGCGAACTGCTGCAGCACGCGCTCACCAAGGCCGGCGCGCCCAAGCTGATGACGCCCGAACTCGTCGCCACGCTCTGCGACCACGCCCAGGGCAATCTGCGCGCGCTGATGAACATGGGAAGCGAACTGCTCGCCCTGGCCGCGCAGCGCGAAGCGCGACAGATCGACGAGCAGCTGTTCTTCGAGACCTTCGCAGCGCCGGCCCCGGCGCAGCTCAAGATGGCGGCGCGCCGGCGGTGAGCACCGCGACGCTGCCGGTCGAGCCGGCCTGGCGCTTGGCCCAGCGGCCCGACGCGCAGCGCTGGCTGGTCAGCGAACTCTGGGCCGAGCAGGCGGTGGGCATCGTCGGCGGCGAGCCCAAGTGCTGCAAGAGCTTCCTCGCGCTCGACTTGGCCGTGGCGGTCGCCTCGGGTCGCCCTTGCCTGCGGCGCTTCGCCGTGCCCAATCCCGGCAGGGTGCTGCTATACGCGGCCGAGGATGCCTCGCACGTCGTGCGCCAGCGGCTCGATGGCATCTGCGCCGCCGCCGGCTGTCGGCTGGCCGAGTTGGACGTGCAGGTGATCACCGCGCCCATCCTGCGACTCGACCTGCCGGCCGATCGCGCGGCCCTCGAGCGCACCGTCGCCGAACTGCAACCGCGCCTGCTGATCCTCGACCCCTTCGTGCGCCTGCATCGCATCGACGAGAACGCCAGCGGCGAGGTAGCCCCTCTGCTCGCCTACCTGCGCGAGTTGCAGCGCCGCTACGCCGCTTCCGTGCTGCTGGTGCACCATGCACGCAAATCCGCCGGCGCCATGCGCGCCGGCCAGGCGCTGCGCGGCTCCTCCGAGTTCCACGCCTGGGGCGACTCGAACCTGTACCTGCGCCGCGCAAACGATGCGCTCAGCCTGACGATCGAACATCGCGCCGCGTCGTCGCCGCCCGGCATCCAGCTCGAGCTGCGGGCCGACGGCGATGCACTGGCCTTGCGACCCGTACAACCGTCGTCCGATCCGCCGCCACCGCCCGCCGGCCTCGACGAACGCATCACCGCCGCGCTGCTGGCCGCCGCTAACCCAATGAGCATCCACGCTCTGCGCGCCCAATGCCGCGTACGCAACGCCTCCCTCTACGAGCGCCTCGCCGCACTGACCGCCGCCGGTCGACTTCAGCGCACCGCCGACGGCTACCGACTCGCCGATCGCAACTGATCCGCCATCGCGCGCCAGCACCCGCCCGCCGGCCACGCCTTCTTCCCGTTCCCGCTTCCGCCACTCCCTACAAAGCGCCGGAACCGGTAGCCGGAACTCCATCAAATTCCTCGACCAACGGCACATCAAGAAGCGGGATCGTGCTCAGGACAAACCGAGATCCATGCCTTGATCGCGCCAGCGACGAAGGTGGTCGAGTCCCTGCGTCAGTCCCTGTCGGAAAAGGGAATCGAGGTCGGTGTCGCCCAGCGCGGGAAGGAACCGATCCGGCGTCAGAATTCCGCCCT
This genomic window from Burkholderiales bacterium GJ-E10 contains:
- a CDS encoding bifunctional DNA primase/polymerase, with product MSTATLPVEPAWRLAQRPDAQRWLVSELWAEQAVGIVGGEPKCCKSFLALDLAVAVASGRPCLRRFAVPNPGRVLLYAAEDASHVVRQRLDGICAAAGCRLAELDVQVITAPILRLDLPADRAALERTVAELQPRLLILDPFVRLHRIDENASGEVAPLLAYLRELQRRYAASVLLVHHARKSAGAMRAGQALRGSSEFHAWGDSNLYLRRANDALSLTIEHRAASSPPGIQLELRADGDALALRPVQPSSDPPPPPAGLDERITAALLAAANPMSIHALRAQCRVRNASLYERLAALTAAGRLQRTADGYRLADRN